One genomic region from Carettochelys insculpta isolate YL-2023 chromosome 4, ASM3395843v1, whole genome shotgun sequence encodes:
- the LOC142012146 gene encoding radial spoke head protein 6 homolog A-like isoform X1 — translation MADPSGEPPPEAQASPPSGQSSEELGQRPCQPSEPSPGSSPAQGPDQRGQGHFDSSHTEASLYESPYQPHQAGQETAPGHAPYQPHPPGQSAYEGRQMGPGPYQPLESRRSIYQARAAGQDPYVPQDSRESLYHQQEPMPGPYQPFVPGHGPYQPHEPGYGLYQPGYSPYEDEMPDPEPRALAIQNAKAYLMKSSTKSGLNLYDHLARMLTKILDERPINAVDIIENISKDVKWAQFQKKMDTLRDEHEMLPTFELAEKYKALFLKGTGEGGDQEPEEELTDTPLPNVMETAFYFEQAGVGLSMDENYHILLALKQLVSTQPIQTCRFWGKILGLEMNYIVAEVEYREGEEEEETEEEEVIEEGGKEGGEGKDDEEDEEREDDEPPKSTYKPPPVVPKEENRTGTNKFIYFVCNEPGKPWVKLPPVTPAQIVAARKMKKFFTGRLDAPVVSYPPFPGNEANYLRAQIARISAGTQISPLGFYQFGEEEGDEEEEGGAGRDTYEENPDFESISVTELVDSLSNWVHHVQNILMQGRCSWINPSQKSEEEEEEGEEEEKAEEPDEPQPEVGPPLLTPLSEDAEIQNIPPWTSQLSTNLVPQYAIAVLQSNLWPGAYTFAVGKRFDNIYLGWGHKYSPDNYSPSLPPPVQTEYPSGPEITEINDPTVEEELAVKAAQEEALAAAEEMDELEEEEDEDEDD, via the exons CTCCCTCAGGGCAAAGCTCCGAGGAACTAGGTCagcgcccctgccagcccagcgaGCCCAGCCCGGGATCCTCACCTGCCCAGGGGCCCGACCAACGCGGCCAGGGCCACTTCGATTCCTCCCATACAGAAGCGTCTCTTTATGAAAGTCCTTATCAGCCTCACCAAGCAGGCCAGGAGACCGCACCGGGTCACGCTCCCTATCAGCCCCACCCACCAGGACAGTCTGCCTATGAAGGGCGTCAAATGGGACCGGGGCCCTATCAGCcactggagtccagaagaagcatCTATCAGGCACGTGCAGCGGGACAAGATCCCTATGTGCCGCAGGATTCAAGAGAAAGCCTTTATCACCAACAAGAACCTATGCCTGGTCCCTATCAGCCTTTTGTGCCTGGACATGGCCCTTACCAACCACACGAACCAGGCTATGGCCTGTATCAGCCAGGATACAGCCCATATGAGGATGAAATGCCTGATCCTGAACCTAGAGCACTTGCAATCCAAAATGCAAAGGCCTATCTAATGAAGAGCAGCACAAAGTCTGGCCTGAACTT ATATGATCATCTTGCTCGCATGCTGACCAAGATCTTGGATGAACGCCCTATAAATGCAGTAGATATAATTGAGAATATCAGTAAGGATGTGAAATGGGCTCAGTTCCAGAAAAAAATGGACACACTCCGTGATGAGCATGAAATGCTTCCAACATTTGAGCTAGCAGAGAAATATAAAGCTCTCTTCCTCAAAGggacaggagaaggaggagatCAAGAACCAGAAGAGGAACTA ACAGATACCCCTCTACCCAATGTGATGGAGACAGCCTTCTATTTTGAGCAGGCTGGAGTTGGCTTGAGCATGGATGAAAATTACCATATATTGCTTGCCCTAAAGCAGCTTGTCAGCACACAACCTATCCAGACGTGCCGCTTCTGGGGGAAGATCTTGGGCCTGGAGATGAATTATATCGTGGCTGAAGTAGAGTAccgggagggggaagaagaggaagagacaGAAGAGGAAGAAGTGATTGAAGAGGGGGGAAAAGAGGGGGGTGAGGGCAAAGATgatgaagaagatgaggagagaGAAGATGATGAGCCACCAAAGTCCACCTATAAGCCTCCACCAGTGGTCCCAAAGGAAGAAAACCGGACTGGTACCAATAAGTTTATCTATTTTGTCTGTAATGAACCAGGCAAACCCTGGGTGAAGTTACCTCCAGTGACACCAGCACAAATTGTGGCTGCCAGGAAAATGAAGAAGTTCTTCACTGGAAGGCTGGATGCTCCTGTTGTGAGCTACCCACCTTTCCCAGGGAATGAGGCTAATTACCTGCGGGCACAGATCGCCCGTATCTCTGCAGGAACACAGatcagcccactggggttctaccAGTTcggagaggaggaaggagatgaagaggaggagggaggagcaggaagagaCACATATGAAGAAAATCCTGACTTTGAGAGCATTAGTGTTACGGAACTTGTGGATTCCCTTTCCAACTGGGTGCACCATGTACAGAATATTCTAATGCAG GGCCGCTGTTCCTGGATTAACCCATCTCAAAAgtcagaggaagaagaagaagaaggtgaGGAAGAGGAAAAAGCAGAAGAGCCAGATGAACCACAGCCAGAAGTGGGACCCCCTCTTCTGACTCCACTTTCTGAAGATGCAG AAATTCAGAACATCCCTCCCTGGACATCTCAGTTATCCACAAATCTGGTTCCTCAATATGCCATTGCAGTCCTTCAGTCCAATCTGTGGCCCGGCGCATACACATTTGCTGTTGGCAA GAGATTTGATAATATCTATCTGGGCTGGGGTCACAAGTACAGTCCAGATAACTACTCACCTTCACTGCCCCCACCGGTGCAGACAGAGTACCCTAGTGGGCCAGAAATCACTGAAATTAATGACCCTACTGTGGAAGAGGAACTGGCTGTCAAGGCTGCACAGGAAGAAGCTTTGGCTGCAGCTGAGGAAATGGATGAgttggaggaagaagaggatgaaGATGAGGATGATTAA
- the LOC142012146 gene encoding radial spoke head protein 6 homolog A-like isoform X2 produces MADPSGEPPPEAQASPPSGQSSEELGQRPCQPSEPSPGSSPAQGPDQRGQGHFDSSHTEASLYESPYQPHQAGQETAPGHAPYQPHPPGQSAYEGRQMGPGPYQPLESRRSIYQARAAGQDPYVPQDSRESLYHQQEPMPGPYQPFVPGHGPYQPHEPGYGLYQPGYSPYEDEMPDPEPRALAIQNAKAYLMKSSTKSGLNLYDHLARMLTKILDERPINAVDIIENISKDVKWAQFQKKMDTLRDEHEMLPTFELAEKYKALFLKGTGEGGDQEPEEELTDTPLPNVMETAFYFEQAGVGLSMDENYHILLALKQLVSTQPIQTCRFWGKILGLEMNYIVAEVEYREGEEEEETEEEEVIEEGGKEGGEGKDDEEDEEREDDEPPKSTYKPPPVVPKEENRTGTNKFIYFVCNEPGKPWVKLPPVTPAQIVAARKMKKFFTGRLDAPVVSYPPFPGNEANYLRAQIARISAGTQISPLGFYQFGEEEGDEEEEGGAGRDTYEENPDFESISVTELVDSLSNWVHHVQNILMQGRCSWINPSQKSEEEEEEGEEEEKAEEPDEPQPEVGPPLLTPLSEDAGDLIISIWAGVTSTVQITTHLHCPHRCRQSTLVGQKSLKLMTLLWKRNWLSRLHRKKLWLQLRKWMSWRKKRMKMRMIKILFFLF; encoded by the exons CTCCCTCAGGGCAAAGCTCCGAGGAACTAGGTCagcgcccctgccagcccagcgaGCCCAGCCCGGGATCCTCACCTGCCCAGGGGCCCGACCAACGCGGCCAGGGCCACTTCGATTCCTCCCATACAGAAGCGTCTCTTTATGAAAGTCCTTATCAGCCTCACCAAGCAGGCCAGGAGACCGCACCGGGTCACGCTCCCTATCAGCCCCACCCACCAGGACAGTCTGCCTATGAAGGGCGTCAAATGGGACCGGGGCCCTATCAGCcactggagtccagaagaagcatCTATCAGGCACGTGCAGCGGGACAAGATCCCTATGTGCCGCAGGATTCAAGAGAAAGCCTTTATCACCAACAAGAACCTATGCCTGGTCCCTATCAGCCTTTTGTGCCTGGACATGGCCCTTACCAACCACACGAACCAGGCTATGGCCTGTATCAGCCAGGATACAGCCCATATGAGGATGAAATGCCTGATCCTGAACCTAGAGCACTTGCAATCCAAAATGCAAAGGCCTATCTAATGAAGAGCAGCACAAAGTCTGGCCTGAACTT ATATGATCATCTTGCTCGCATGCTGACCAAGATCTTGGATGAACGCCCTATAAATGCAGTAGATATAATTGAGAATATCAGTAAGGATGTGAAATGGGCTCAGTTCCAGAAAAAAATGGACACACTCCGTGATGAGCATGAAATGCTTCCAACATTTGAGCTAGCAGAGAAATATAAAGCTCTCTTCCTCAAAGggacaggagaaggaggagatCAAGAACCAGAAGAGGAACTA ACAGATACCCCTCTACCCAATGTGATGGAGACAGCCTTCTATTTTGAGCAGGCTGGAGTTGGCTTGAGCATGGATGAAAATTACCATATATTGCTTGCCCTAAAGCAGCTTGTCAGCACACAACCTATCCAGACGTGCCGCTTCTGGGGGAAGATCTTGGGCCTGGAGATGAATTATATCGTGGCTGAAGTAGAGTAccgggagggggaagaagaggaagagacaGAAGAGGAAGAAGTGATTGAAGAGGGGGGAAAAGAGGGGGGTGAGGGCAAAGATgatgaagaagatgaggagagaGAAGATGATGAGCCACCAAAGTCCACCTATAAGCCTCCACCAGTGGTCCCAAAGGAAGAAAACCGGACTGGTACCAATAAGTTTATCTATTTTGTCTGTAATGAACCAGGCAAACCCTGGGTGAAGTTACCTCCAGTGACACCAGCACAAATTGTGGCTGCCAGGAAAATGAAGAAGTTCTTCACTGGAAGGCTGGATGCTCCTGTTGTGAGCTACCCACCTTTCCCAGGGAATGAGGCTAATTACCTGCGGGCACAGATCGCCCGTATCTCTGCAGGAACACAGatcagcccactggggttctaccAGTTcggagaggaggaaggagatgaagaggaggagggaggagcaggaagagaCACATATGAAGAAAATCCTGACTTTGAGAGCATTAGTGTTACGGAACTTGTGGATTCCCTTTCCAACTGGGTGCACCATGTACAGAATATTCTAATGCAG GGCCGCTGTTCCTGGATTAACCCATCTCAAAAgtcagaggaagaagaagaagaaggtgaGGAAGAGGAAAAAGCAGAAGAGCCAGATGAACCACAGCCAGAAGTGGGACCCCCTCTTCTGACTCCACTTTCTGAAGATGCAG GAGATTTGATAATATCTATCTGGGCTGGGGTCACAAGTACAGTCCAGATAACTACTCACCTTCACTGCCCCCACCGGTGCAGACAGAGTACCCTAGTGGGCCAGAAATCACTGAAATTAATGACCCTACTGTGGAAGAGGAACTGGCTGTCAAGGCTGCACAGGAAGAAGCTTTGGCTGCAGCTGAGGAAATGGATGAgttggaggaagaagaggatgaaGATGAGGATGATTAAAATACT ATTcttcttattttaa